The Desulfoscipio gibsoniae DSM 7213 genome contains a region encoding:
- a CDS encoding (2Fe-2S)-binding protein: protein MQVIVDKSGVKRYLVTLNINGDSYTRVVRANTMLVNFLREEINMTGTKKGCELGDCGSCTVLMDGKPVNSCIVLAVEADGHQITTIEGVAQNDKLDRIQESFVENAAIQCGYCTPGMVLSAKALLTENPHPTEQEVREAIAGNLCRCTGYVNIVKAIMDASGEQ from the coding sequence ATGCAAGTAATTGTTGATAAAAGCGGTGTAAAAAGATACTTAGTAACTCTGAACATTAACGGAGACAGCTATACTCGGGTAGTTAGGGCCAATACCATGCTGGTTAATTTTTTGCGTGAAGAAATCAATATGACTGGGACTAAAAAGGGTTGTGAGTTGGGAGATTGCGGCTCATGCACAGTTCTAATGGACGGCAAGCCGGTGAATTCCTGTATCGTCCTGGCTGTTGAAGCAGACGGCCATCAAATTACCACCATTGAAGGAGTAGCTCAAAACGATAAACTAGATCGCATACAAGAATCATTTGTCGAAAATGCGGCAATACAGTGTGGTTATTGCACGCCCGGAATGGTATTGTCAGCCAAGGCTCTGTTGACCGAAAACCCGCACCCTACGGAACAGGAAGTGCGGGAAGCTATTGCGGGTAACCTTTGCCGCTGCACGGGCTATGTCAATATTGTCAAAGCCATAATGGACGCGTCTGGTGAACAGTAG
- the hcrA gene encoding 4-hydroxybenzoyl-CoA reductase subunit alpha, with protein MSDNYTQIGKSVPRIDALEKVTGRAMYTGDLKFPNMLVGKLLLSPHAHARIKNIDTSEAEKLPGVKAVITHKDVPPIKYGLSPARWDETIFCVDKVRFVGDKIAAVAAVDEETVYKALKLIKVDYEVLPAVFDAFEAMKEGAPQIFEEYPGNINTEINQNFGDVDKAFKEAYYVRTDRFDGQRTYQCPIEPHATIAYWEGPRVTVYSSIQSVHYLQYYLSKVLDMKMGDIRVLKTYVGGGFGGKLDPSGLDFSAVVLSKKTGRPVKMFFDREEMFFNNRGRHAQFMELTTGVTKEGKILGVHANFVMDGGAYTGLGVASAYYAGALLTVLYDFDNYKFDMLRVVTNLPPCGAQRGHGQPQPRYAFESHLDNIAEHLKIDPLEIRIINARKPGTVTVNGFKVDSYGLKEALEKAREISGWRDKKGKLPSGQGIGVGNGGFVSGAGYPIYRTDLPHSVATIKVTDDGTSAILYTGAVEIGQGSDTVLCQMAAEAMGYRYENMKIVAADTDLAAHDFGAYASRQTLMSGAAAKQAGEEVKKLILETAAEIMDVSPAELDCKEGIVFIKANPETTKTFAEVARTYFVKNGQLIGRGSYRPPKLGGAHKGSAVGTSPAYSAATQIAEVQIDQETGEVEVKEAWDVHDCGFVVNPALLHGQVHGAFYMGMGESIWEEVLFDQNGKLLNGNLAEYRLPTALDMPPVASELVDTVDPNAPWGVKEVGEGATTPTMGCISNAIYDAIGVRVKNLPLTYEKIWRAIKEK; from the coding sequence ATGAGCGACAATTATACACAAATTGGAAAAAGCGTGCCCAGGATTGATGCTCTGGAAAAGGTAACCGGGCGGGCAATGTATACGGGTGATTTAAAATTTCCCAATATGCTGGTGGGCAAGCTGCTGCTAAGTCCCCATGCACACGCGCGTATTAAGAATATTGATACATCCGAAGCGGAAAAACTTCCCGGGGTTAAGGCCGTGATTACCCACAAGGACGTACCTCCCATAAAATACGGGCTGAGCCCGGCCCGCTGGGATGAAACAATTTTTTGTGTTGATAAGGTCCGTTTTGTTGGCGACAAAATTGCTGCGGTGGCAGCAGTGGATGAAGAAACCGTTTACAAGGCACTTAAACTGATAAAGGTAGATTATGAAGTGCTGCCTGCGGTTTTTGATGCCTTTGAAGCAATGAAAGAAGGAGCCCCCCAAATATTTGAAGAGTACCCCGGTAACATTAACACTGAAATTAACCAGAATTTTGGCGATGTGGATAAGGCCTTTAAAGAAGCTTACTACGTTAGGACCGACCGTTTTGACGGCCAGCGTACCTATCAATGCCCCATCGAACCTCATGCGACAATTGCTTATTGGGAAGGTCCCAGGGTTACGGTTTATTCCAGCATTCAATCTGTCCATTATCTCCAATATTATCTATCCAAAGTACTCGATATGAAAATGGGCGATATACGGGTACTAAAAACTTACGTTGGGGGTGGCTTTGGCGGTAAATTAGATCCTTCCGGCCTTGATTTTTCCGCAGTGGTCCTATCTAAAAAGACGGGACGACCAGTTAAAATGTTTTTTGACCGGGAAGAGATGTTTTTCAACAACCGTGGCCGGCATGCGCAGTTTATGGAGCTTACCACCGGCGTGACCAAAGAAGGAAAAATTTTAGGTGTACACGCCAATTTTGTGATGGATGGCGGGGCCTATACCGGCCTTGGGGTTGCCTCAGCTTATTATGCCGGCGCATTGCTAACCGTCCTTTACGACTTTGATAATTATAAATTTGACATGCTAAGGGTTGTTACCAACCTTCCCCCGTGTGGAGCACAACGTGGCCACGGACAGCCGCAGCCCAGGTATGCTTTTGAGAGCCACCTGGATAATATTGCCGAGCACCTGAAGATTGATCCTTTGGAGATACGCATAATTAATGCTCGGAAACCTGGCACAGTGACTGTGAACGGATTCAAGGTAGACTCCTACGGTTTGAAGGAAGCACTGGAGAAAGCCAGAGAGATTTCAGGATGGCGAGATAAAAAAGGCAAGCTGCCCAGTGGCCAGGGAATAGGAGTTGGTAACGGCGGCTTTGTTTCAGGCGCCGGTTATCCCATATACCGTACTGATCTGCCCCATTCGGTAGCTACGATCAAGGTCACCGACGATGGCACTTCAGCTATTCTTTACACAGGAGCCGTTGAGATTGGTCAGGGTAGTGACACGGTGTTATGCCAAATGGCTGCCGAGGCAATGGGTTATCGCTATGAAAATATGAAAATTGTTGCTGCTGACACGGATTTGGCCGCTCACGATTTTGGTGCCTACGCCAGCAGGCAAACATTGATGAGTGGGGCAGCTGCAAAACAGGCAGGGGAAGAAGTTAAAAAACTAATCCTGGAGACTGCCGCAGAAATAATGGATGTCAGCCCCGCGGAACTGGACTGCAAGGAAGGAATAGTGTTTATCAAGGCAAATCCCGAAACAACTAAAACTTTTGCCGAAGTAGCCAGGACTTATTTTGTCAAGAACGGCCAGCTAATAGGGCGTGGTTCCTATAGACCGCCCAAACTCGGAGGAGCCCACAAAGGTTCCGCGGTGGGCACATCGCCGGCATATAGCGCGGCTACCCAGATTGCGGAAGTACAAATAGATCAAGAAACGGGAGAAGTCGAAGTTAAGGAGGCCTGGGACGTTCACGACTGCGGTTTTGTAGTTAACCCGGCGTTATTGCACGGGCAGGTACATGGCGCGTTTTATATGGGCATGGGCGAATCCATTTGGGAAGAAGTGCTTTTTGATCAGAATGGCAAGCTTTTAAACGGAAACCTGGCCGAATACAGATTGCCCACAGCGCTGGATATGCCACCGGTGGCTTCTGAACTGGTCGATACAGTCGACCCCAATGCTCCCTGGGGAGTTAAAGAAGTTGGAGAAGGAGCTACAACCCCGACAATGGGCTGTATATCCAATGCCATATATGATGCCATAGGAGTACGGGTAAAAAACCTGCCTCTAACCTATGAAAAAATATGGCGAGCAATTAAAGAAAAATAA